In Helicobacter mastomyrinus, a single genomic region encodes these proteins:
- the rplL gene encoding 50S ribosomal protein L7/L12: MAISKEEVLEYIGNLSVLELSELVKAFEEKFGVSAAPTVVAGAAAGGGAAAGGAEEKTEFNIVLVDAGANKINVIKAVREITGLGLKEAKDATEQTPSTLKEGVNKEDAENFKKKLEEAGAKVEIK, translated from the coding sequence ATGGCAATTTCTAAAGAAGAAGTATTGGAATACATCGGGAATCTTTCAGTATTAGAGCTTTCAGAGCTTGTAAAGGCTTTTGAAGAGAAATTTGGTGTAAGTGCTGCACCAACAGTTGTAGCTGGTGCAGCAGCTGGCGGAGGTGCAGCAGCTGGCGGAGCAGAAGAGAAGACAGAATTTAATATCGTGCTTGTTGATGCAGGTGCAAATAAAATCAATGTCATCAAAGCAGTGCGTGAAATTACAGGCTTAGGTCTTAAAGAAGCAAAAGACGCCACAGAGCAAACTCCAAGCACACTTAAGGAAGGTGTGAATAAAGAAGATGCTGAAAACTTTAAGAAAAAACTTGAAGAGGCAGGAGCAAAAGTCGAAATTAAATAG
- the rplJ gene encoding 50S ribosomal protein L10 — MTKQEKIQVVEYLSAEFKQSSALIVCDYKGLQVSHLEELRRTSRAVDVKVQVIKNTLASIAIKNAECPDLELKDTNIFLWADDQIALSRVVCKFAESHSEHFSLKVGIFDGQVVDTKHIVSVSKLPSKEELIGMLLSVWTAPARYFVTGLDNLRKQKEEN, encoded by the coding sequence ATGACTAAGCAAGAAAAGATTCAGGTTGTTGAATACTTAAGTGCTGAATTTAAGCAATCTTCTGCTTTGATTGTGTGCGATTATAAAGGTTTACAAGTGAGTCATCTTGAGGAACTAAGACGCACTTCAAGGGCTGTAGATGTCAAGGTGCAAGTAATCAAGAATACTTTAGCAAGCATCGCTATAAAAAATGCAGAATGTCCAGATTTAGAACTTAAGGATACAAATATCTTTCTTTGGGCAGATGATCAGATCGCTTTGTCTAGGGTGGTTTGCAAATTCGCAGAATCTCATAGCGAACATTTTAGTCTCAAAGTTGGTATATTTGATGGGCAAGTAGTTGATACGAAGCATATCGTGTCGGTTTCTAAGCTACCAAGCAAAGAAGAACTTATTGGTATGTTGTTGTCTGTATGGACAGCTCCAGCGCGATACTTTGTTACAGGGCTTGATAATTTAAGAAAACAAAAAGAAGAAAATTAA
- the rplA gene encoding 50S ribosomal protein L1 — protein MGKKIAKRLQALQAKVDSQKVYDIQSGVSAVKSLASAKFDETVEVALRLGVDPRHADQMIRGAVVLPHGTGKKVRVAVFAKDIKADEAKNAGADVVGADDLADEIKNGNINFDIVIATPDMMALVGKVGRILGPKGLMPNPKTGTVTMDVAKAVSNAKSGQVNFRVDKKGIIHAPIGKVSFDESKIRDNMLELVRAINKLKPTSAKGKYIRSSTLSLTMSPAIKLDSQELMDTK, from the coding sequence ATGGGTAAAAAGATAGCAAAGAGACTGCAGGCTTTACAAGCAAAGGTAGATTCTCAAAAGGTATATGATATTCAAAGTGGTGTGAGTGCGGTGAAATCTCTTGCTTCGGCAAAATTTGATGAAACTGTTGAGGTAGCATTGCGTTTAGGAGTAGATCCAAGACACGCTGATCAAATGATACGGGGGGCTGTGGTTTTGCCACACGGGACAGGCAAAAAAGTGCGTGTTGCTGTGTTTGCAAAAGATATTAAGGCAGATGAAGCAAAAAATGCCGGAGCTGATGTCGTAGGGGCTGATGATTTGGCTGATGAGATTAAAAATGGCAATATTAATTTTGATATCGTCATAGCTACACCTGATATGATGGCTCTTGTGGGGAAAGTAGGACGTATTTTAGGACCAAAAGGTTTAATGCCAAATCCCAAAACAGGCACGGTTACAATGGATGTGGCTAAAGCTGTTTCTAATGCTAAGAGTGGGCAAGTGAACTTTAGAGTGGATAAAAAGGGTATCATTCACGCACCTATTGGAAAAGTTTCTTTTGATGAATCTAAAATACGAGATAATATGCTTGAACTTGTTCGTGCAATCAATAAGCTAAAGCCTACCTCGGCAAAAGGTAAGTATATCCGTAGCAGCACATTGTCTTTAACGATGAGTCCTGCAATTAAGCTTGATTCACAGGAATTGATGGATACAAAATAA
- the rplK gene encoding 50S ribosomal protein L11 yields the protein MGKKVVGELKLQIPAGKANPSPPVGPALGQRGVNIMEFCKAFNEKTKDMGDFNIPVVITIYQDKSFTFITKKPPVTDLIKKAAKITKGSDNPLKNKVGKLTSKQLEEIAQTKMEDLNASNIEAAKLIVVGSARSMGVEIQD from the coding sequence ATGGGTAAAAAAGTTGTTGGTGAATTAAAATTACAGATTCCAGCGGGAAAAGCAAATCCATCTCCTCCGGTAGGTCCAGCATTAGGACAAAGGGGGGTTAATATTATGGAGTTTTGCAAAGCATTTAATGAAAAAACAAAGGATATGGGTGATTTTAATATTCCTGTTGTTATTACCATCTATCAGGATAAGAGCTTTACCTTTATTACTAAAAAGCCGCCTGTAACAGATCTCATTAAAAAGGCTGCAAAAATTACAAAGGGTTCTGACAATCCTTTAAAAAATAAAGTTGGGAAGCTTACAAGTAAGCAACTTGAAGAGATCGCTCAAACCAAAATGGAAGATCTCAATGCTTCGAATATTGAGGCTGCAAAATTGATTGTAGTGGGCAGTGCAAGAAGTATGGGTGTTGAAATCCAAGATTAG